One region of Niallia sp. Man26 genomic DNA includes:
- a CDS encoding restriction endonuclease, with the protein MLFFEVIAGILIVLAFIHFFWTKKQENYKDSLILQHLHTSQEIRKTLAMGLFLRFFPADKQITSSPVWVKEEVTLELFAANLLERTRGGTAWVLNDTDETGVNLEHQTKDGLYLGQINSNQHEVGVEQIALIHSNIIKKRAAGGYVITAGTFTPKAITYAKGLNIELMDGMALADLWLVSLRNAEKEMSSIRPQLT; encoded by the coding sequence CCTTGCTTTCATTCATTTTTTCTGGACAAAAAAGCAGGAGAATTATAAGGACAGTCTGATACTACAGCATCTCCATACAAGTCAGGAAATAAGAAAAACGTTAGCAATGGGTTTGTTTCTGCGTTTTTTTCCAGCTGATAAGCAAATTACAAGCAGTCCGGTCTGGGTGAAAGAGGAAGTAACCTTAGAGTTATTTGCTGCAAACCTGCTGGAAAGAACAAGAGGTGGCACAGCTTGGGTGCTGAATGATACAGATGAAACGGGTGTAAACTTGGAGCACCAAACAAAAGATGGGCTGTACTTAGGACAAATTAATAGCAATCAGCATGAAGTCGGGGTTGAACAAATTGCCTTGATTCATTCAAACATCATAAAAAAACGTGCAGCAGGCGGTTATGTGATAACAGCTGGCACCTTTACGCCTAAGGCAATCACTTATGCTAAGGGGCTGAATATAGAACTAATGGACGGCATGGCACTTGCTGATCTATGGCTAGTAAGCTTAAGGAATGCGGAAAAGGAAATGAGTAGTATTAGGCCGCAGCTGACATAA